In Desulfosediminicola ganghwensis, a single window of DNA contains:
- a CDS encoding 4Fe-4S dicluster domain-containing protein → MTRRDFFRLIVSGLIAAATEAVATSPATAGLVASPVQTNRLRPPGAVSEKQFPARCIRCGRCVEVCPYRSIIMLDIRHGIHAGTPLVEAEKIPCYLCMKCVVVCPTGSLLPIRQQETRMGLAVINTFTCYTYAGVSLCRTCYDKCPYVEKAIRLDQLRPVVDENHCTGCGLCTHACPVTDGNGFKAINVEPIYAGAEGE, encoded by the coding sequence GTGACCCGGCGTGATTTTTTTCGTCTGATAGTTTCGGGGCTTATCGCTGCCGCAACAGAGGCTGTCGCAACATCGCCAGCCACTGCCGGGCTGGTTGCAAGCCCGGTACAGACAAATCGGTTGCGGCCGCCGGGTGCTGTCTCGGAGAAACAATTTCCTGCCAGGTGCATTCGCTGTGGCCGGTGCGTTGAGGTGTGTCCATATCGATCAATCATCATGCTTGATATCCGGCATGGGATCCATGCGGGCACACCACTTGTCGAGGCGGAAAAAATTCCCTGTTATCTCTGTATGAAATGCGTTGTGGTCTGCCCCACCGGTAGCCTGCTGCCGATACGCCAGCAGGAGACCCGGATGGGGCTTGCGGTGATTAACACCTTCACCTGCTATACCTATGCGGGGGTGAGTCTCTGCAGAACCTGTTACGACAAGTGCCCTTATGTGGAAAAAGCGATCCGGCTGGATCAACTGCGCCCGGTGGTCGACGAAAACCATTGTACGGGATGTGGCCTCTGCACCCATGCCTGCCCGGTGACGGATGGCAACGGGTTCAAGGCGATCAATGTCGAACCCATCTATGCCGGGGCCGAGGGGGAGTAG
- a CDS encoding chaperone NapD, which produces MPISGVVISSIPERTWRVMKRLQQLESVDIFGHDRAGNVVAVLDTTTSEEMEKVIALITGNEDVLNVGMTYLNAEDEAAQLAQGESLARPFGFKLASDEGS; this is translated from the coding sequence ATGCCGATCAGCGGAGTTGTTATTTCCAGTATTCCTGAGAGAACCTGGAGAGTAATGAAGAGACTGCAGCAGCTTGAAAGTGTAGATATTTTCGGACACGACAGGGCAGGCAATGTAGTGGCGGTTCTCGACACCACAACTTCTGAAGAGATGGAAAAGGTGATTGCGCTGATAACCGGGAATGAGGATGTTCTTAACGTGGGAATGACCTATTTAAACGCCGAAGACGAGGCGGCGCAGTTGGCACAGGGTGAGAGTCTGGCCAGGCCCTTCGGTTTTAAACTGGCTTCTGATGAAGGCTCGTGA